TCCGAGAGAGGCTTCCGGATAAAACATTTTTTTTGCTCGGTCGCAAAATGGCCTATTTCATGCCTGTTTTCGGGCCCTCGGTTTTGGGCGGCGAGGAAATTTTTGCGCCGTCTTTCATGGTGCATTGTCCGTCAAAAATAGCGCCATCGTCAATAATCAGCCTGGACGCTTTCATTTCTCCGTGAAAAGTCGCCCGCGACTCAAGTACGATTTTGCCGGTCGCATTAATTTTCCCGTCGACTTTGCCGCCGATGATGGCATTTTTCGCCGTAATTTCGCCCTCAATTTCACCTTGTGTGCCAATGAAAAGAGACTCTTTTGTCGAAATATTGCCCTTGACCTTGCCGTCAATTCGAATGCCGCTTTCTACTTTCAGCGTGCCCTCAAGCACAGAGCCTTTTCCGATAATGGTATTTAAATCGCCCGGCCGAACGACTTCGCCTTCTTCTTTTTTTCCCAAC
This is a stretch of genomic DNA from Calditrichota bacterium. It encodes these proteins:
- a CDS encoding polymer-forming cytoskeletal protein, producing the protein MLGKKEEGEVVRPGDLNTIIGKGSVLEGTLKVESGIRIDGKVKGNISTKESLFIGTQGEIEGEITAKNAIIGGKVDGKINATGKIVLESRATFHGEMKASRLIIDDGAIFDGQCTMKDGAKISSPPKTEGPKTGMK